In the genome of Populus trichocarpa isolate Nisqually-1 chromosome 6, P.trichocarpa_v4.1, whole genome shotgun sequence, one region contains:
- the LOC7496110 gene encoding U4/U6 small nuclear ribonucleoprotein PRP4-like protein isoform X1, which yields MPQRERKEIECLLVSGFYPPPLFNAIYNKVVMAAEEENPALSNLPEESSAVVPDDELMIDNSSPIQPTPPIIPPVIPSSIPVLPSIAPIPIVPPRPLAPLPIRPPATRPPGVQNGEMRTSDSDSDQEELSPTGTTPGSTGGYEISEASRLVRERQQKAMQEFMMKKRAAALAVPTNDMAVRTRLRRLGEPITLFGEREMERRDRLRMLMAKLDSEGQLEKLMKVHEEEEAASTAAAEDAEEEFVQYPFYTEGSKELLDARIDIAKYSISKAALRLQRARRKRDDPDEDEDAEIDWSLNQAESLSLNCSELGDDRPLSGCSFSCDGEMLATCSLSGVAKIWSVPQVTKVSNLKGHMERATDVAFSPVHNHLATASADRTARLWNTDGSLLMKFEGHLDRLARVAFHPSGKYLGTTSFDKTWRLWDIDSGVELLLQEGHSRSIYGIAFHHDGSLAASCGLDALARVWDLRTGRSIMAFEGHVKPLLGISFSPNGYHLATGGEDNTCRIWDLRKKKSLYVIPAHSNLVSQVKFEPQEGYYLVTSSYDMTAKVWSGRDFKHVKTLSAHEAKVTSLDISADGRLIATVSHDRTIKLWSSRSNEKDAMEVE from the exons ATGCCCCaacgagaaagaaaagaaatagaatgTTTATTGGTCAGCGGTTTTTACCCCCCCCCTTTATTTAATGCAATTTATAACAAG GTTGTCATGGCAGCTGAAGAGGAAAATCCCGCTTTGTCAAATTTACCAGAAGAATCTTCTGCTGTAGTCCCTGATGATGAACTGATGATTGATAACTCTAGTCCTATTCAACCAACTCCACCAATCATTCCGCCGGTAATCCCATCTTCAATACCAGTTTTGCCTTCTATCGCTCCAATACCTATAGTTCCTCCCCGCCCATTAGCACCGCTCCCCATCCGACCGCCTGCAACTAGGCCACCTGGGGTGCAAAATGGTGAGATGAGAACTAGTGACTCAGATTCTGACCAAGAGGAATTAAGTCCCACTGGGACTACCCCGGGGTCAACTGGGGGTTATGAAATTTCGGAAGCCAGCAGACTAGTAAGAGAACGGCAGCAAAAGGCAATGCAGGAGTTTATGATGAAGAAGCGTGCTGCTGCTTTGGCAGTGCCTACTAATGATATGGCAGTTAGGACTCGTCTTCGCCGGCTTGGTGAGCCTATAACTCTTTTCGGAGAACGAGAGATGGAGAGACGGGACAGGTTGAGGATGCTTATGGCTAAGTTGGATTCTGAAGGACAATTGGAGAAGTTGATGAAAGTTCATGAGGAAGAGGAGGCTGCATCTACTGCGGCAGCAGAAGATGCCGAGGAAGAATTTGTTCAGTATCCATTCTACACTGAAGGGTCGAAAGAGCTCTTGGATGCTAGAATTGATATTGCTAAATACTCCATTTCGAAGGCAGCTTTGCGTCTTCAACGTGCAAGGAGAAAAAGAGATGACccagatgaagatgaagatgcaGAGATTGATTGGAGTCTGAATCAGGCGGAGAGTTTGAGTCTTAATTGCAGCGAGCTTGGAGATGACCGGCCACTCTCTGGCTGTTCCTTCTCTTGTGACGGAGAAATGCTCGCTAcctg TTCCTTAAGTGGAGTTGCTAAAATATGGAGTGTGCCTCAAGTTACAAAGGTTTCTAACTTAAAGGGACACATGGAACGTGCAACTGATGTTGCCTTCTCTCCTGTGCACAATCATTTGGCAACTGCCTCCGCTGATCGAACTGCAAGGTTGTGGAACACTGATGGTTCTCTCCTGATGAAGTTTGAAGGTCATCTAGACCGTCTTGCTCGTGTTGCTTTCCATCCATCAGGGAAGTACTTGGGCACCACGAGCTTTGATAAGACATGGAGACTGTGGGATATAGATTCTGGTGTGGAGCTGCTCCTTCAAGAAGGTCACAGTCGGAGCATTTATGGAATAGCTTTCCATCATGATGGATCATTAGCAGCATCCTGTGGATTGGATGCACTAGCACGTGTTTGGGACCTACGTACTGGGAGAAGTATAATGGCATTCGAAGGCCATGTCAAGCCG CTTCTTGGGATCAGCTTTTCACCCAATGGCTATCATTTAGCGACTGGCGGAGAGGATAATACTTGCCGGATATGGGatttaaggaagaaaaaatcattgtatGTCATACCAGCACACTCAAATCTCGTATCACAAGTAAAGTTTGAGCCCCAAGAAGGATACTATCTGGTTACATCATCATATGACATGACTGCTAAG GTTTGGTCTGGCCGAGATTTTAAGCATGTCAAGACATTATCAGCTCACGAAGCCAAAGTTACATCTCTGGATATTAGTGCAG
- the LOC7473593 gene encoding uncharacterized protein LOC7473593: MNNRRRHRGEIYQHQEVQRTTRSRSRKPPHHGSWQPTVPSWEKRFCYSVGSIPWRKLLETKKLMYLYENVVKWNDSAGEEAFHNAKNRFWAEINGLPCNISLPDPDIYIDEIDWNSSVDPELLLDLEREPKDHDEITKGEEVVIIGSSLLLNQSFSCAGWGGAEEEFQKVPDSALDPGHWDFNHKVTSDENPWGRNVTHPNEAMNDDGWDCWNDSFGWGNNEWDVNNDGKNVNDGTGGDWGTLDGYNQSREGTGWQMSSYKNLQVSW, encoded by the exons ATGAATAATAGGAGGAGACACAGGGGTGAAATTTATCAACatcaagaagttcaaagaaCGACAAGATCACGTTCTAGAAAACCTCCTCATCATG GTAGTTGGCAGCCAACTGTACCTTCATGGGAAAAGAGATTCTGCTATTCAGTTGGTTCAATTCCATGGAGAAAGCTCCTGGAAACCAAAAAACTTATGTATCTATATGAGAATGTAGTTAAGTGGAATGACTCTGCTGGTGAAGAGGCATTTCACAATGCTAAAAACCGATTTTGGGCTGAGATTAATGGCCTACCTTGCAACATATCATTACCTGATCCTGATATTtatattgatgaaattgattggAACTCCAGTGTTGACCCCGAATTGCTTTTAGACTTGGAGCGGGAACCGAAAGATCATGATGAGATTACCAAAGGAGAGGAGGTTGTCATTATTGGCAGTTCTCTCCTCTTGAATCAGTCATTTTCGTGTGCTGGATGGGGAGGAGCTGAGGAGGAATTTCAAAAGGTTCCTGATTCGGCACTGGATCCTGGACATTGGGATTTCAACCATAAGGTCACTAGTGATGAAAATCCCTGGGGAAGGAATGTTACTCATCCTAATGAAGCCATGAACGATGATGGATGGGATTGTTGGAATGATTCGTTCGGTTGGGGCAACAATGAGTGGGATGTTAACAATGACGGGAAGAATGTTAATGATGGAACTGGTGGTGACTGGGGAACATTGGATGGGTATAACCAAAGTAGGGAAGGTACTGGTTGGCAAATGTCAAGTTATAAAAACCTCCAGGTTTCATGGTGA
- the LOC7496110 gene encoding U4/U6 small nuclear ribonucleoprotein PRP4-like protein isoform X2, whose amino-acid sequence MAAEEENPALSNLPEESSAVVPDDELMIDNSSPIQPTPPIIPPVIPSSIPVLPSIAPIPIVPPRPLAPLPIRPPATRPPGVQNGEMRTSDSDSDQEELSPTGTTPGSTGGYEISEASRLVRERQQKAMQEFMMKKRAAALAVPTNDMAVRTRLRRLGEPITLFGEREMERRDRLRMLMAKLDSEGQLEKLMKVHEEEEAASTAAAEDAEEEFVQYPFYTEGSKELLDARIDIAKYSISKAALRLQRARRKRDDPDEDEDAEIDWSLNQAESLSLNCSELGDDRPLSGCSFSCDGEMLATCSLSGVAKIWSVPQVTKVSNLKGHMERATDVAFSPVHNHLATASADRTARLWNTDGSLLMKFEGHLDRLARVAFHPSGKYLGTTSFDKTWRLWDIDSGVELLLQEGHSRSIYGIAFHHDGSLAASCGLDALARVWDLRTGRSIMAFEGHVKPLLGISFSPNGYHLATGGEDNTCRIWDLRKKKSLYVIPAHSNLVSQVKFEPQEGYYLVTSSYDMTAKVWSGRDFKHVKTLSAHEAKVTSLDISADGRLIATVSHDRTIKLWSSRSNEKDAMEVE is encoded by the exons ATGGCAGCTGAAGAGGAAAATCCCGCTTTGTCAAATTTACCAGAAGAATCTTCTGCTGTAGTCCCTGATGATGAACTGATGATTGATAACTCTAGTCCTATTCAACCAACTCCACCAATCATTCCGCCGGTAATCCCATCTTCAATACCAGTTTTGCCTTCTATCGCTCCAATACCTATAGTTCCTCCCCGCCCATTAGCACCGCTCCCCATCCGACCGCCTGCAACTAGGCCACCTGGGGTGCAAAATGGTGAGATGAGAACTAGTGACTCAGATTCTGACCAAGAGGAATTAAGTCCCACTGGGACTACCCCGGGGTCAACTGGGGGTTATGAAATTTCGGAAGCCAGCAGACTAGTAAGAGAACGGCAGCAAAAGGCAATGCAGGAGTTTATGATGAAGAAGCGTGCTGCTGCTTTGGCAGTGCCTACTAATGATATGGCAGTTAGGACTCGTCTTCGCCGGCTTGGTGAGCCTATAACTCTTTTCGGAGAACGAGAGATGGAGAGACGGGACAGGTTGAGGATGCTTATGGCTAAGTTGGATTCTGAAGGACAATTGGAGAAGTTGATGAAAGTTCATGAGGAAGAGGAGGCTGCATCTACTGCGGCAGCAGAAGATGCCGAGGAAGAATTTGTTCAGTATCCATTCTACACTGAAGGGTCGAAAGAGCTCTTGGATGCTAGAATTGATATTGCTAAATACTCCATTTCGAAGGCAGCTTTGCGTCTTCAACGTGCAAGGAGAAAAAGAGATGACccagatgaagatgaagatgcaGAGATTGATTGGAGTCTGAATCAGGCGGAGAGTTTGAGTCTTAATTGCAGCGAGCTTGGAGATGACCGGCCACTCTCTGGCTGTTCCTTCTCTTGTGACGGAGAAATGCTCGCTAcctg TTCCTTAAGTGGAGTTGCTAAAATATGGAGTGTGCCTCAAGTTACAAAGGTTTCTAACTTAAAGGGACACATGGAACGTGCAACTGATGTTGCCTTCTCTCCTGTGCACAATCATTTGGCAACTGCCTCCGCTGATCGAACTGCAAGGTTGTGGAACACTGATGGTTCTCTCCTGATGAAGTTTGAAGGTCATCTAGACCGTCTTGCTCGTGTTGCTTTCCATCCATCAGGGAAGTACTTGGGCACCACGAGCTTTGATAAGACATGGAGACTGTGGGATATAGATTCTGGTGTGGAGCTGCTCCTTCAAGAAGGTCACAGTCGGAGCATTTATGGAATAGCTTTCCATCATGATGGATCATTAGCAGCATCCTGTGGATTGGATGCACTAGCACGTGTTTGGGACCTACGTACTGGGAGAAGTATAATGGCATTCGAAGGCCATGTCAAGCCG CTTCTTGGGATCAGCTTTTCACCCAATGGCTATCATTTAGCGACTGGCGGAGAGGATAATACTTGCCGGATATGGGatttaaggaagaaaaaatcattgtatGTCATACCAGCACACTCAAATCTCGTATCACAAGTAAAGTTTGAGCCCCAAGAAGGATACTATCTGGTTACATCATCATATGACATGACTGCTAAG GTTTGGTCTGGCCGAGATTTTAAGCATGTCAAGACATTATCAGCTCACGAAGCCAAAGTTACATCTCTGGATATTAGTGCAG